AGAGCTGCTCTCCATCCTCGTGCTGACCCTTATCGACGCTTTTCACAACCACGGCGCCACCTGGGGAGCGGTCATGGAGATCGGCAAGCTCTCTCTTCTCTTCGCCCTCGCCCTACTGGCCCTCAAAGGGTTGTACCTGGTGGCCTGGTGGCATCCGGACCGGGTCGAAAAGGTGATGGAGAGCGAAGACCCCGTCGAGGAGGGCATCCGGGTGCTGGTGACCTTCGCTTTTGCCGGGGGCCTGCTGGCCTTGGCGGCGGGGGCCGAGCCGATCCTGGGCTCCTTCCTGCTCGGGGTGGTGTTCAGCTATGTCTTCAAGAGCCGTGGGCGCTTTGAAGAAAAGATCAATGCCCTCGGCTTCGGTTTTCTCATCCCCTTCTTCTTTATCGGCGTCGGCTCCCGCCTGTCTTTCTCTCATCTCGCCTCCCTGGAAACCGTGGGGATCGCCCTTGGGCTGACCCTCATGGTCCTGGTCAGCAACCTCTATCCCCTGCTCTTGGCCAGGCCGCTGCGGATCAGTCTGCGCGAGGCTTTCAGTATGTGCATCCTCCTCTCGGCCCCCCTCTCCATGATCGTCGTCGCCGGCACCCTGGGCGAGCGCATGGGCCTGGTCTCCCCCAAAGTACAGGGGGCGCTTATCCTCACGGCTCTGCTGGCCAGCGTCGTCTATCCTTCCCTTTTCCGCTTGCTGGCACGGCGGCAGGAATCTTCAGCCGATTGACCAAAAAAACTTCCCTTACAAACATCTAGGACATTCTTAACACCGACCTAACCTCCTGGCGCTGTAGTGTTCGTGACACGCAGAACTTACAGGGGGGGCACTATGTGCGGATGGTCTTTTCTACTGCTGGCGCCGATTCTGGCTTTTTACGGCTGGCTTTACGGACGGTTTACCTGTCTCGCCGCCGATCGCCTTGTCAAGGAGATCCTGACCGGGGCAGGGCCTAAAAAGGAAAGGTGAAGAGAAATGACGACGATGCTTGCTGAGAGTACGGGAGTAAGAACGGCCGCTGTTTCCGAGGAGACGAGGCCATCGAAAGGCCGTATTCTGGTGGTCGAGGATGAGCGGGAGCTGGCCGAAATTCTCGAATACAATCTGGACCGGCGGGGTTTTGATATTGTCACCGCCTACGACGGGCTCAGCGCCTGTAGGCTGGTGGGCAGTCACCAGCCCGACCTGGTTCTGCTCGATATCCTGTTGCCCGACCTCGACGGCTGGGAGATCTGTCGGCTCATTCGCGGCCACCAGAACGCTTTCGTCGCCCAGACCCCGATTCTGATGATGACGGCGCTCGGCACGCAAAATGACAAACTCAAGGGACTTCAGCTCGGAGCTGATGACTATGTGGCCAAACCATACAGCGTCCGAGAGATCTGCGCCAAGGCCGAAAGCATGATCGCTCGCCGCCGGCGGCATCTGCAGGTCAGTGAAGAGCTGCAGAAAGCCCGTCGTCGCGAGCTTCTCCAGGCCGACATCCAGTACCTGCTCCTGCACGAAATGCGCAATCAGTTGGTGATTATCGGTGGATTTTCCCAGATTCTGGAGCAAAGGGCGGAAGGGGAATCTCTGGGGCGTTATGCGCGTACCATCGATCGCAGTGCCCGTTATCTGCGTGACCTGTCCAACGACTTTCTGTTTATGCGCCAGGTAGAGGATCAGGGACTTCAGCTTCCCCAGGAGATCTGCCGTCTGGAAGAACTGTTTGCCGAAATGGTGATCCTCTTTGCCGAATCGGCCCAGGCCAGGGGGATCACCTTCAGCGGCAACTGGCCACAGGCCGAGGCTCTCTGCCTGGCCCATGCGCCGGCCTTGCGGGTGGTGCTGTCGAGTCTGCTGGACAACGCCATCAAGTACAGTGATCCCGATACCGTCGTGACC
The sequence above is a segment of the Desulfuromonas sp. KJ2020 genome. Coding sequences within it:
- a CDS encoding cation:proton antiporter, with protein sequence MHDHLFSMFLVLVGVAIIPFLARRFRVPSAALEIVYGALLFNLLLAGRPEWFALLEELGFIFLMFIAGMELDLHRIRKSGKTGWYLLISFLSFTITPLLFWSVGQPFFLGVAVAMISAGIAIPVLKELGLIKSTLGQDIIGVALTGELLSILVLTLIDAFHNHGATWGAVMEIGKLSLLFALALLALKGLYLVAWWHPDRVEKVMESEDPVEEGIRVLVTFAFAGGLLALAAGAEPILGSFLLGVVFSYVFKSRGRFEEKINALGFGFLIPFFFIGVGSRLSFSHLASLETVGIALGLTLMVLVSNLYPLLLARPLRISLREAFSMCILLSAPLSMIVVAGTLGERMGLVSPKVQGALILTALLASVVYPSLFRLLARRQESSAD
- a CDS encoding hybrid sensor histidine kinase/response regulator, which gives rise to MTTMLAESTGVRTAAVSEETRPSKGRILVVEDERELAEILEYNLDRRGFDIVTAYDGLSACRLVGSHQPDLVLLDILLPDLDGWEICRLIRGHQNAFVAQTPILMMTALGTQNDKLKGLQLGADDYVAKPYSVREICAKAESMIARRRRHLQVSEELQKARRRELLQADIQYLLLHEMRNQLVIIGGFSQILEQRAEGESLGRYARTIDRSARYLRDLSNDFLFMRQVEDQGLQLPQEICRLEELFAEMVILFAESAQARGITFSGNWPQAEALCLAHAPALRVVLSSLLDNAIKYSDPDTVVTLNLRESDDAVYIEIDDQGRGIADEEMERIFDRFFRGDGTADKVPGSGLGLYMARVLVEAMGGSIRARRGKSGGTCMEIQLLAPVGDRP